The sequence below is a genomic window from Lolium perenne isolate Kyuss_39 chromosome 4, Kyuss_2.0, whole genome shotgun sequence.
attgacctgcgatttcctgatcaatggtcgtagctagtgcatcaaacacctttttactcttttagaacttgctgagtacccctgtactcactttctttcgacacccttgctagactgtgatccggaagtggaggccatcaacgatggagcaccagaaggaagttacgagctggtctacgaagaacctgatcttaccggcggagtggaaggcgtagactatgggatagtctacggaccagatgacacggaggtggaggcatcatagagccgagcaacgtagaacttacctaaataagttgttgagctctcttaatATTTAGTtataagttgtaatcgtacttaagtagtatcttagggtgttctcataggacctgtgagaataccaacttgtaagacaatgtttgtactaatgtatggagtgttatgacctgcaatgtttctgttgtaccactcggagggatatggcaatttgtgaagaagtcccttcacaaagatcatatcaacgacttgtatactacaacatgcagtggtatgctgggtcaccgcaggatGTGAAAAAAATGTCTCTTCTGTGGATGCAATGAAACTATCAGTCATCTTTTCTTCAAATGTCCTCCAGCTAGATACATTTGGAATGTGGTCAGTTGCACTTTTGGTATGAACTTCCAATTTGAAACTGCTGAACAATGCATTTCCACCTGGTTGGAAAAGTTTGTGCCGTCTCTCCTCCCTCCCTCCCTTTTCTTTGCTATTTTTTTTGCGGGTCCCTTTTCTTTGCTGTTGAACAAGAACTAGGGTCTTCTCAGTTCTGTTTGGTATGTAAAACCTTAAGTAAGAGTGTCTATGTAGTGTTTGGTGGTATGGTCTGTGACTTTGTAGTAACAAAATGGTTTCCTTAATGAAACCAGGGACGAAattccttttatctaaaaaaaagaaTTGATTGGAATACTTCGTAAAAAATGCAATGCATGTTAGCACAGACTGTGATCGATTTTCATGTTGATTGCTTGAGGACACACAAGTGTCGGGTGTCATAGTACAGGCATAGGCAGGTGGACATGCATATGCATGCCGATCGATGGAGAAAAGCTAGAGATGTGAATGGAGATGGAAGGAAGCCATGGGCTCATCCTATTATTACACACACCTCGAACAAGGCAGAGAAGAGACAGCCACCCAGTGATGCGCGCCCTGTCCGCGCCGCGCGGGGGCTCCCCTGTTGACCGCCTCGGTATTAAGCGCGACCCTGGGCGTGTCCCGGCATCGCAAGGCTTCCCTTGCTCCCACCCGCGCACCATGGACGCCtgtcgcctcctcctcctcctcctcctcggcttcctcgccGCCGTCGCGCCCCTGGCCTCCGCCCAGCTCTCCCCCGAGTTCTACAAGGACTCCTGCCCGGACGCCGAGAAGATCGTCGCCGCCGTCATCGAGAAGAAGCTCAAGGAAGACCCCGGCaccgccgccggcctcctccgtCTCATCTTCCACGACTGCTTCGCCAATGTACCTACCCATTTTCATTGCATTTGCTTTCATTACGAAAATGATAGTATATTCATTGGAGATGGCAACGTGAACTGGTGGTGTCCATGCATGGCGTAGGGCTGCGACGCGTCCATCCTGATCGACCCTCTCTCCAACCAAAgcgcggagaaggaggccgggccCAACATCTCGGTGCGCGGCTTCGAGGTCATCGACGAGGCCAAGAAGGAGCTGGAGGCCAAGTGCCCCAACACCGTCTCCTGCGCTGACATCGTCGTCCTCAGCGCCCGCGACTCCATCCACCTCGCCGGCGGCCCCGCCTACAAGGTGCAAATGGGCCGCCGCGACTCGCTCGTCTCCAACCGCGAGGAGGCCGACAACAACCTGCCCGGCCCGGACATCCCCGTCCCCAAGCTCGTGTCCGAGTTCCTCTCCAGGGGCTTCAGTGCCGAGGAGATGGTGGTGCTCCTCGCCGGAGGCCACAGCATCGGCAAGGTCAGGTGCATCTTCATCGAGCCCGACGCCACGCCCATGGACTCGGGCTACCAGGCCAGCATCAGCAAGCTCTGCGACGGGCCCAACCGGGACACGGGATTCGTCAACATGGACGAGCACAACCCCGACTCCATCGACGGCACCTACTTCGCCAACGTCATCGCCAAGAAGATGCCGCTCACCATCGACCGTCTCCTGGGGATCGACGCCAAGACCACGCCCATCATAAAGGACATGCTCAACAAGCCCGACGACTTCCTGCCCTCCTTCGCCAAGGCCATGGAGAAGCTCAGCGAGCTCAAGGTCATCACCGGCAAGGACGGGGAGATCAGAAAGACATGCTCCGAGTTCAACAACCCCATGCCCGCCACCGGGGGCTCGGTCATACGGATCAGCTCCGCCAACCCCGAGGACCTCGAGGGGTTGTCCTCCGGAGGGAAGCAGGTGTCCGGCATCGTCTCGCAGGGCTCCAAGGACCCCCTGCCGGAGCCCGCCAAGGTCGTCGACGGGCACCGCAAGAAGGTGGCCGGCAGGCACCACAAGCTCCGCGGAGACAGCTCCTAGAAGCCGCGCCCGTTGTTACTACCACCTACGCCCTGCCATCCCTCTCCGCTCCGGCGCGCCGCCGTGCCTGCAACGCGCGTAGGCCAGACCACCTCCAGCGTTCTCCTTCAAATTATTGCTCTTCTGGTTTTTGTTCATTCTTCTTCTCACAATATATACGTACTCTTGCTCTTGTTTGTAGAAGGAACGAGCGACGTGTACCTACATATACACGGCTAGTTGATTAATAGGCTTATTATCAATTGATTCGAAGCTAAGTAATACCGAAGGTCTCGAGTTTTTAACAGCGACCACAGCCATTGTTTCTCTTGATTTTGTTCTATTCTTCTTTTGGCAGCTCAAATTGGGTGCCCAATAAAATTCTGCCAGTTTTGTGCTTCTGTTTTGTATGCATACAGAGTTATCCATTGTACAGTGTACTTGTTTTCATAGATGCACTATACACTTGTAGTATTGTTTGTTGGTAGGTCAACATAATATATATGGTGGCAAAGATGTAATCCATCTAACGCCGATCCACGTAACTTACTCGAGTACATTTGTTTCCCCTATCTTTGACTTGGAACAGGGAACATCAGTTGCCTTTTTTTTAGAAAGAGTTAATAGCATTGCACGTATACATAAACTTGTTTACCAGCTCAAACTCATACGCAAACTTGTAAATTATGGTAAACTGGTCTACTAACTTGGAACAGGGGGTTTTTTGCGAAAATTCCTGGATCTATCAATATAATCATTAACAGTAGTACAAATAACCTAAAAAgtaatactggtgttggtactcttgccgatgttgtatgactgctttaatggttgcgtgcgtgcacgcagccttggcattgcggctcaaaaaattatgggagaactttcgtcggtatctacaggtctatggttcgcTATCTATTTTTGGCTATCTTCAgaagagtacaagattgtgttctggaaaaagaaagaaattgaaga
It includes:
- the LOC127296749 gene encoding peroxidase 44, which translates into the protein MRALSAPRGGSPVDRLGIKRDPGRVPASQGFPCSHPRTMDACRLLLLLLLGFLAAVAPLASAQLSPEFYKDSCPDAEKIVAAVIEKKLKEDPGTAAGLLRLIFHDCFANGCDASILIDPLSNQSAEKEAGPNISVRGFEVIDEAKKELEAKCPNTVSCADIVVLSARDSIHLAGGPAYKVQMGRRDSLVSNREEADNNLPGPDIPVPKLVSEFLSRGFSAEEMVVLLAGGHSIGKVRCIFIEPDATPMDSGYQASISKLCDGPNRDTGFVNMDEHNPDSIDGTYFANVIAKKMPLTIDRLLGIDAKTTPIIKDMLNKPDDFLPSFAKAMEKLSELKVITGKDGEIRKTCSEFNNPMPATGGSVIRISSANPEDLEGLSSGGKQVSGIVSQGSKDPLPEPAKVVDGHRKKVAGRHHKLRGDSS